A single Pirellulales bacterium DNA region contains:
- the dcd gene encoding dCTP deaminase, with protein sequence MILSGQEILARLGGDVQIEPFDPARLNPNSYNLSLHNEVLVYEEVVLDMRKPNRVRRIEIPPEGLVLSPDQLYLGRTVERTATRNLVPMIEGRSSIGRLGLFVHVTAGFGDVGFAGFWTLEMFAVQPIRVYAGVPICQIFYHEVCGEISEYPGKYQHNRDIQPSLLYKEFGPGESRDPQMWLDFGIEPPGD encoded by the coding sequence ATGATTCTCTCCGGACAAGAAATCCTGGCGCGGCTGGGCGGCGACGTTCAGATCGAGCCGTTCGACCCAGCGCGGTTGAACCCGAACAGCTACAACCTATCGCTGCACAACGAGGTGCTGGTCTACGAGGAAGTCGTCCTCGACATGCGCAAGCCGAATCGCGTGCGCCGAATCGAGATCCCGCCAGAGGGTTTGGTCCTGAGCCCCGACCAGCTGTACCTGGGGCGCACGGTCGAGCGGACCGCCACGCGCAACCTGGTGCCGATGATCGAGGGACGCTCGTCGATCGGCCGGTTGGGGCTGTTCGTGCACGTGACGGCCGGGTTCGGCGACGTCGGCTTCGCCGGATTCTGGACGCTGGAGATGTTCGCCGTGCAACCGATCCGCGTGTACGCGGGCGTGCCTATCTGCCAGATCTTCTATCACGAAGTCTGCGGCGAGATCAGCGAATATCCCGGCAAGTACCAGCACAACCGCGACATTCAGCCGAGCCTGCTCTACAAGGAGTTCGGCCCGGGAGAGAGCCGTGACCCGCAGATGTGGCTCGATTTCGGCATCGAGCCGCCGGGCGATTGA
- the nth gene encoding endonuclease III, producing the protein MVRSTSATKGTRTRGQVGAQPRSKSTAPRRRDPRQHAATVLAGLERAYPDAHCALRFSNSLELLIATILSAQCTDQRVNLVTVELFRKYRSAADYARAPLSELERAIQSTGFFRNKAKNIQACCQRLVSEHGGRVPRQMEDLVQLPGVGRKTANVVLGTAFGIASGVVVDTHVGRLSLRLGLTKAKQPQRVEQDLMAVLPRDAWVDFSHRMIHHGRAICTARKPKCDVCPLAEACPRVGVKSSASR; encoded by the coding sequence ATGGTGCGATCGACTTCGGCGACCAAGGGCACGCGAACCCGCGGCCAGGTCGGCGCGCAGCCGCGGTCCAAGTCGACTGCGCCGCGCCGCCGCGATCCACGGCAGCACGCCGCGACCGTTTTGGCCGGCCTCGAGCGGGCCTACCCCGATGCGCACTGCGCCTTGCGGTTCAGCAATTCGCTCGAATTGCTGATTGCCACGATCCTCTCGGCCCAATGCACCGATCAACGGGTGAACCTGGTCACTGTCGAGTTGTTTCGCAAATATCGCTCGGCGGCCGACTATGCCCGCGCACCTTTGTCCGAGCTGGAACGCGCCATCCAGAGCACGGGCTTTTTTCGCAACAAGGCCAAGAATATCCAGGCCTGTTGCCAGCGCCTGGTGAGCGAACATGGCGGTCGTGTGCCCCGACAGATGGAAGACTTGGTGCAATTGCCCGGCGTAGGCCGCAAGACGGCCAACGTCGTACTGGGCACCGCCTTCGGAATCGCCTCGGGAGTGGTCGTCGACACGCACGTCGGCCGGCTCAGCTTGCGGCTCGGGCTGACCAAGGCCAAACAGCCCCAGCGCGTCGAGCAGGATCTGATGGCCGTGCTGCCGCGCGATGCCTGGGTCGATTTCAGCCACCGTATGATCCATCACGGCCGGGCGATTTGTACGGCCCGCAAGCCGAAATGCGACGTCTGTCCCTTGGCCGAGGCGTGCCCTCGCGTCGGCGTCAAGAGTTCGGCGTCTCGATGA
- a CDS encoding PaaI family thioesterase, whose translation MQRKHSAGRLLEAERWRIVSLRSGHLSVECHVPEAVLNLGGFVFGGFTPTYVDFVAIWTCMTTMEGDLAWLSTVNMRIDYLEPIHPPGFRIDSRVVNVRKRDYLVETQFRGADETLLAFALTNLRKMSDRSLREL comes from the coding sequence ATGCAGCGGAAGCATAGCGCGGGCCGGCTGCTGGAGGCCGAACGCTGGCGAATCGTGTCGCTCCGCTCGGGCCATTTGAGCGTCGAGTGTCATGTGCCCGAGGCGGTACTTAATCTGGGTGGCTTCGTATTCGGCGGGTTTACGCCAACGTATGTCGATTTTGTCGCCATCTGGACCTGTATGACCACCATGGAGGGCGATCTGGCCTGGTTGTCGACCGTCAACATGCGGATCGATTACCTCGAGCCGATCCATCCTCCGGGGTTTCGCATCGACAGCCGCGTGGTGAACGTCCGCAAGCGCGACTACCTGGTCGAAACGCAGTTTCGCGGCGCGGACGAAACGCTGTTGGCCTTTGCCTTGACCAACTTGCGCAAAATGTCGGACCGGTCGCTGCGCGAGCTGTGA
- a CDS encoding LON peptidase substrate-binding domain-containing protein, whose translation MDDDLLPPPEPFRGRVRLFPLPNLVLFPHVLQPLHIFEPRYRDLIGSALEGDQRIAMALLQPGWENDYEGRPPLEPIACLGRIVGHQKLDDGRYNILLHGESRVRLVQELPADRKFREAKAELLDDVYSPATASQRPALQLKLLHVFREVLPKVVEAQQLEQLMGSELTLGPLTDILGYALELPLPLKTRLLAEPDVDRRASLLIAYLAATSDEQPRAVLRTPFPPDFSAN comes from the coding sequence ATGGACGATGACTTGTTGCCGCCGCCCGAGCCGTTTCGCGGACGCGTGCGGCTGTTTCCGCTGCCGAACCTGGTACTGTTTCCGCACGTATTGCAGCCGCTGCATATCTTCGAGCCGCGCTATCGAGACCTCATCGGGTCGGCACTCGAAGGCGATCAGCGGATCGCCATGGCGCTGCTCCAGCCGGGTTGGGAAAACGACTACGAGGGCCGCCCGCCGCTCGAACCCATCGCCTGCCTCGGCCGCATCGTCGGTCACCAGAAGCTCGACGACGGCCGCTACAACATTCTGCTGCACGGCGAATCTCGAGTACGCCTCGTTCAAGAATTGCCGGCCGATCGCAAATTCCGCGAGGCGAAGGCCGAGTTGCTCGACGACGTCTACTCGCCGGCGACCGCGTCGCAGCGACCGGCGCTGCAACTAAAGCTGTTGCACGTCTTTCGCGAGGTGCTGCCGAAGGTCGTCGAAGCGCAACAACTGGAACAACTCATGGGCAGCGAGTTGACGCTCGGTCCGCTGACCGACATTCTCGGCTATGCGCTCGAACTCCCTCTGCCGCTCAAGACGCGGCTACTGGCGGAACCCGACGTCGATCGGCGGGCAAGCTTGCTCATCGCGTATCTGGCGGCGACTTCGGACGAGCAGCCCAGGGCCGTCCTGCGCACGCCGTTTCCGCCGGATTTCAGCGCGAATTGA
- the folE gene encoding GTP cyclohydrolase I FolE: MACSSGEPAIESAAEANGAPQAGAAAVDQARIARAVREILAAVGEDPDREGLRETPARVARMYAELFAGLHEDPRVHLQKFFTEKYDEVVLVKDISFNSMCEHHMLPFIGQAHIGYVPNGRVIGLSKLARVVDVVARRPQVQERMTEQIADLLVEELDVKGVAVVIEASHSCMTIRGIKKPGSLCVTSAMRGIFRSHLSSRTEVMTLIYGGRQ, encoded by the coding sequence ATGGCATGTTCTTCGGGTGAGCCGGCCATAGAGTCGGCCGCAGAGGCCAACGGTGCGCCGCAGGCCGGCGCCGCGGCGGTCGATCAAGCGCGCATTGCCCGCGCGGTGCGAGAAATCCTGGCCGCCGTGGGCGAAGACCCCGACCGCGAGGGCCTGCGCGAAACCCCGGCCCGCGTGGCGCGGATGTACGCCGAATTGTTCGCCGGCCTGCACGAGGACCCGCGCGTACATTTGCAAAAGTTCTTCACCGAAAAATATGACGAAGTGGTGCTGGTCAAGGACATCAGCTTCAACAGCATGTGCGAGCACCACATGTTGCCGTTTATCGGCCAGGCGCACATCGGCTATGTGCCCAATGGCCGCGTGATCGGCCTGAGCAAGCTGGCCCGGGTGGTCGACGTCGTAGCCCGGCGCCCGCAGGTGCAAGAGCGGATGACCGAGCAGATTGCCGATCTGCTCGTCGAGGAGCTGGACGTGAAAGGTGTCGCCGTGGTGATCGAGGCCAGCCATTCGTGCATGACGATTCGCGGCATCAAGAAACCGGGCAGCCTGTGCGTGACCAGTGCCATGCGCGGCATCTTCCGTTCGCACTTGTCGAGCCGAACCGAGGTGATGACGCTCATCTATGGCGGCCGCCAGTAA
- a CDS encoding anaerobic glycerol-3-phosphate dehydrogenase subunit C produces the protein MDERRARLQEDLRGLLRGEVRCDDIFVQLYASDASLYQVRPLGVVMPRSTDDVVVTMQYAAEQGIPVHARGAGTGLAGESLGPGLVIDFSRFLRRVLEVGSTTVRVQPGVVLARLNDYLRTFGRLFGPDPAKSDVTTMGSVIAIDAGGSRWPRYGSASTRVESLQVVLADGTLLEVGREPRQATEAEAPTRRQLLIDGLVELLSDNASLVAALRPGSRVNRAGYHLAGILTEHHLNLARLLCGSEGTLALITEATLVTDPLPRHRGLAMLFFDRLEAAARAALELVPLSPSACDLMDRRHLSLAREVEARYDALIPPRAEALLLVEHDGNDPGEVRQRLQESITQVTGEDNLAFDSRIALDRDDVDLFWQLSRNVTPNLFRLKGPTRPLPFVEDIAVPPEVLPSFLARMQNVLKQHQVIGSLFAHAAQGQLHLRPFLDPTNPEDVARMEPLARDLYEAVFDVRGSISGEHGSGYSRTPYLQRQSGALYEVFREVKDLFDPLHLLNPGKVISDERALDTERMRPPDLSQFAAAPEPAATPAPALPLSTLQLRWQPGELSQTARDCNGCGACRSQESDVRMCPIFRFAPSEEASPRAKANLVRAVLSGQLDARTAASDEFKAVADLCVNCQMCRLECPSNVDIPRLMVEAKAAYVAVNGQTVRDWLLARLDVLAAIGSRMAPLVNWLAANAQARWLLERSFGLAQGRKLPRYARRTFLRRAVRRRLTRPTRRSGPKVLYFVDTYANVHDPQIGEALVAILEHNGVAVYVHPGQSPSGMSMISAGALEAARRTAEHNVSLLAEAVRQGYHIVATEPAAALCLTYEYPLLVDDADARLVAGNTSEACAYLWNLHRQGQLELDLQPVNAALGYHAPCHMKALQVGEPALNLLRLIPGLTVQKIDKGCSGMAGTFGIKRENFRNSLRAGWGLITSLRHPALQAGTTECSACKIQMEQGANKPTIHPLKLLALSYGLLPEAAVLLAARTEELVVT, from the coding sequence ATTGACGAACGACGGGCGCGACTCCAGGAAGACCTGCGCGGCCTGCTGCGCGGCGAGGTGCGCTGCGACGATATCTTCGTCCAGCTCTATGCCAGCGATGCGAGCCTGTACCAGGTGCGCCCGCTGGGCGTCGTCATGCCGCGCAGCACCGACGACGTCGTCGTCACCATGCAATACGCCGCCGAGCAAGGCATTCCCGTCCATGCCCGCGGCGCGGGGACCGGCCTGGCCGGCGAATCGCTGGGGCCAGGCCTGGTCATCGACTTCTCGCGGTTTCTGCGGCGCGTGCTGGAAGTCGGTTCGACGACGGTGCGCGTGCAGCCGGGCGTCGTCCTGGCGCGGCTGAACGACTATCTGCGCACGTTCGGCCGCCTGTTTGGCCCCGATCCGGCCAAGAGCGACGTCACGACCATGGGGAGCGTGATTGCCATCGACGCCGGCGGCAGCCGCTGGCCGCGTTACGGCTCGGCCTCGACACGCGTCGAAAGCCTCCAGGTCGTGCTGGCCGACGGCACGCTCCTGGAAGTGGGCCGAGAGCCACGCCAGGCGACCGAAGCCGAAGCCCCGACGCGTCGGCAGCTGCTCATCGACGGTCTGGTCGAGCTGCTTTCCGACAATGCGTCGCTCGTCGCCGCACTGCGTCCCGGATCGCGGGTCAACCGGGCGGGCTACCATCTTGCGGGGATCCTCACCGAGCACCATTTGAACCTGGCACGACTGCTCTGCGGTTCGGAAGGCACGTTGGCGCTCATCACCGAAGCCACGCTCGTCACCGATCCGCTGCCCCGTCATCGCGGGCTGGCGATGTTGTTTTTCGATCGGCTCGAAGCTGCGGCGCGCGCGGCGCTTGAGCTGGTCCCATTGAGTCCCAGCGCCTGCGACCTGATGGACCGGCGCCATCTGAGCCTGGCCCGCGAGGTCGAGGCGCGATACGACGCGCTGATTCCGCCTCGCGCCGAGGCGTTACTGCTCGTCGAGCACGACGGGAACGACCCCGGCGAAGTCCGCCAGCGGCTGCAAGAGTCGATCACCCAGGTCACCGGCGAAGACAACCTGGCGTTCGACTCGCGCATTGCGCTCGACCGCGACGACGTCGACCTCTTCTGGCAGCTGTCGCGCAACGTGACACCCAACCTGTTCCGCCTGAAGGGTCCGACGCGGCCGCTGCCGTTCGTGGAAGACATCGCCGTGCCCCCCGAGGTGCTGCCGAGCTTTCTCGCGCGTATGCAAAACGTGCTCAAGCAGCACCAGGTCATCGGCTCGCTGTTCGCGCATGCCGCGCAGGGGCAACTGCATCTGCGGCCGTTTCTCGACCCGACAAATCCCGAGGACGTGGCCCGCATGGAGCCGCTGGCCCGCGACCTGTACGAGGCGGTTTTCGACGTCCGCGGGTCGATCAGCGGCGAGCACGGTTCGGGCTACAGCCGCACCCCCTATTTGCAACGGCAATCGGGCGCGCTCTACGAGGTCTTTCGCGAGGTGAAAGACCTGTTCGACCCGCTGCACCTGCTCAACCCGGGCAAGGTGATCAGCGACGAACGGGCGTTGGACACCGAGCGGATGCGGCCGCCTGATCTGTCGCAATTTGCCGCCGCGCCAGAGCCGGCTGCAACGCCTGCCCCCGCACTGCCCTTGTCGACTCTGCAATTGCGCTGGCAGCCGGGCGAGCTGTCGCAAACCGCTCGCGACTGCAACGGCTGCGGCGCTTGTCGCAGCCAGGAAAGCGACGTGCGGATGTGCCCGATCTTCCGCTTCGCCCCCAGCGAAGAAGCATCGCCCCGCGCGAAGGCAAATCTGGTACGGGCCGTGCTGAGTGGCCAGCTCGACGCTCGGACCGCGGCCAGCGACGAGTTCAAGGCCGTGGCCGATCTGTGCGTCAACTGCCAGATGTGCCGCCTGGAATGCCCGTCGAACGTGGATATCCCCCGGCTGATGGTCGAGGCCAAAGCGGCCTACGTGGCGGTCAATGGACAGACGGTGCGCGACTGGCTGCTGGCCCGGCTCGACGTGCTGGCCGCGATCGGCAGCCGGATGGCGCCGCTGGTCAATTGGCTGGCGGCCAATGCGCAAGCGCGCTGGCTGCTGGAGCGATCGTTCGGGCTGGCGCAAGGCCGCAAATTGCCGCGCTATGCGCGCCGCACGTTCTTGCGCCGCGCCGTTCGGCGGCGATTGACCCGGCCGACCCGACGTAGCGGCCCCAAAGTGCTCTACTTTGTCGATACGTACGCCAACGTGCACGACCCGCAAATCGGCGAGGCGCTGGTCGCGATCCTGGAGCACAACGGCGTGGCTGTCTATGTGCACCCAGGTCAGTCTCCCTCGGGCATGTCGATGATCTCCGCGGGCGCGCTCGAGGCCGCGCGGCGCACCGCCGAGCACAACGTGTCGCTATTGGCCGAAGCCGTGCGCCAGGGGTATCACATCGTGGCCACCGAGCCGGCGGCCGCATTGTGCCTGACCTACGAGTACCCGCTGCTGGTCGACGACGCCGACGCGCGGCTCGTCGCCGGCAACACGAGCGAAGCGTGCGCCTATCTTTGGAATCTGCACCGCCAGGGCCAGCTCGAACTCGACCTGCAGCCGGTCAACGCCGCCCTGGGCTATCACGCCCCCTGCCATATGAAGGCCCTCCAGGTCGGCGAACCTGCGTTGAACCTGCTGCGACTGATTCCCGGCTTGACCGTTCAGAAGATCGATAAGGGCTGTTCGGGCATGGCCGGTACCTTCGGAATCAAGCGCGAAAACTTTCGTAACAGCCTGCGTGCGGGCTGGGGGCTGATTACCAGCTTGCGGCACCCTGCCCTGCAGGCCGGCACCACCGAATGCTCGGCCTGTAAGATTCAGATGGAACAAGGCGCGAACAAACCGACGATCCACCCCCTCAAGCTGTTGGCCCTGTCGTATGGGCTGCTGCCCGAGGCGGCGGTGCTGCTCGCCGCCAGGACCGAAGAACTGGTGGTCACGTGA
- a CDS encoding MoaD/ThiS family protein, with the protein MNAGHFSLEIRLFAVVRQLAGTECLRIELPGEATVGDVRRALVAQMPQLESMGHLLAFAVDEQYASDATRLTPESDVACIPPVSGG; encoded by the coding sequence GTGAACGCAGGCCATTTCTCGCTCGAGATCCGGTTGTTTGCCGTCGTGCGTCAATTGGCCGGCACAGAGTGCCTGCGGATCGAGCTGCCGGGCGAAGCGACCGTGGGCGACGTCCGGCGGGCGCTGGTGGCCCAAATGCCGCAGCTCGAATCGATGGGCCATCTGCTGGCCTTTGCCGTGGACGAGCAGTATGCCAGCGATGCGACGCGGCTAACGCCCGAATCGGACGTGGCCTGCATTCCACCGGTCAGCGGCGGGTAA
- a CDS encoding molybdenum cofactor biosynthesis protein MoaE, translating to MIALTHSPIDAAALLAHVQSKQAGAVVLFLGTVREMTAGRQTLALDYDGYPAMADKVLADLEAEARQRWPLIEVAIVHRLGRLELGEASVAVAVSTPHRGDAFAAGQWLIDTLKQSVPIWKRENWADGRTEWVHPGVPAGPEPSAPREAAR from the coding sequence ATGATCGCATTGACCCACAGCCCGATCGACGCTGCGGCGCTGCTGGCGCATGTGCAATCGAAGCAAGCCGGCGCGGTGGTGCTGTTCCTGGGCACCGTGCGCGAAATGACCGCGGGACGACAGACCCTGGCCCTCGATTACGACGGCTATCCGGCCATGGCGGACAAAGTGCTGGCCGACTTAGAAGCCGAGGCCCGGCAGCGGTGGCCCCTGATCGAAGTGGCCATCGTGCATCGTCTCGGGCGGCTCGAGCTCGGCGAGGCAAGCGTGGCCGTGGCCGTGAGCACACCGCACCGTGGCGATGCGTTCGCCGCCGGACAATGGCTGATCGACACGCTCAAGCAATCGGTCCCCATCTGGAAACGGGAGAATTGGGCCGACGGTCGGACGGAATGGGTGCATCCAGGTGTTCCGGCGGGGCCAGAGCCCAGCGCTCCGCGGGAGGCCGCCCGATGA
- the moaA gene encoding GTP 3',8-cyclase MoaA — translation MSTSARLVDGFGRVHTDLRLSVTDRCNIRCFYCMPAEVVRFKPRAEILTFEEMTRFVRVVARLGVRSVRLTGGEPLVRQNLPRLVAMLAAVPGIEDLALTTNGMLLAEQAAALKQAGLHRLNVSLDALSEATFERIARRRGLQRVLDGLSAAHSAGFTGIKLNAVSIRGLTEDEIVPLARFARQQGFELRFIEFMPLDAEGNWANRQVLSGDEVAQIIAREVAPLVPLARNDPAQPATDFAYVDGRGRVGFINPVTQAFCAECDRLRLTAEGRVRNCLFSTVEWDVRPLLRGEASDDEIAALVQDCVAEKKAGHGINSDEFVRPERAMYQIGG, via the coding sequence ATGAGCACCTCCGCCAGGCTGGTTGATGGGTTTGGCCGCGTCCATACCGATCTGCGGCTGAGCGTCACCGATCGCTGCAACATCCGCTGTTTCTACTGCATGCCGGCCGAGGTCGTGCGATTCAAGCCACGCGCTGAAATCCTGACCTTCGAGGAAATGACGCGGTTCGTGCGCGTCGTCGCTCGTCTGGGCGTGCGAAGCGTGCGACTGACGGGCGGAGAACCGCTCGTCCGGCAAAATCTGCCACGGCTGGTCGCCATGCTCGCCGCGGTGCCCGGCATTGAAGACCTGGCCCTGACCACCAACGGCATGCTTCTGGCCGAGCAGGCGGCCGCCTTGAAGCAGGCGGGGCTGCACCGGTTGAACGTCAGCCTCGACGCCCTCAGCGAAGCCACGTTCGAGCGGATCGCGCGCCGGCGCGGGCTGCAACGGGTCTTGGACGGCCTGTCCGCGGCCCACAGCGCGGGGTTCACTGGTATCAAGCTCAACGCCGTTTCGATTCGTGGGTTGACCGAGGACGAAATCGTCCCCCTGGCCCGGTTCGCGCGGCAACAGGGCTTCGAATTGCGGTTCATCGAGTTCATGCCACTCGACGCCGAGGGCAATTGGGCGAACCGGCAGGTGCTATCCGGCGACGAGGTCGCACAGATCATCGCGCGCGAAGTCGCTCCGCTCGTGCCGCTCGCGCGGAACGACCCGGCGCAGCCCGCGACCGACTTTGCCTATGTCGACGGCCGCGGCCGCGTGGGCTTCATCAACCCCGTCACGCAAGCCTTCTGCGCCGAATGCGACCGTCTGCGTCTGACCGCCGAGGGCCGGGTGCGGAATTGCCTGTTTTCGACGGTCGAATGGGACGTCCGGCCGCTGCTCCGCGGCGAGGCCAGCGACGACGAAATCGCCGCGTTGGTCCAGGACTGCGTGGCCGAAAAGAAGGCCGGCCACGGAATCAATTCCGACGAATTCGTCCGCCCCGAACGCGCCATGTACCAAATCGGGGGGTGA
- a CDS encoding aminotransferase class V-fold PLP-dependent enzyme, translated as MASDRARVYLDNAATSWPKPQRVYAAVEHYLRDNGAAAGRGVYSDAVEAGALVADARRRAARWLGAGEARRVVFGLNGTDALNLALHGLLARGGGHVITTALEHNSVLRPLRKLETAGRISVSIVPPNASGLINEHDIAQAWTDETRLVAIVHASNVTGAVLPIGEIADLTRTRGAHVLVDAAQSAGHVPIDVRALGIDLLATSGHKGLLGPLGTGLLYVAPGLESTLDSVRQGGTGTQSESDLQPETLPDKYECGNLNVLGLAGLAAGLAELDEHHAEFREREASLLERLLVGLQSIAGVTVYGPAPGVPRVGVVSFNVAGYSPDEVAAALASGYGIQVRSGLHCAPLAHRALGTDRAGGTVRASLGPYNEPEHIERLINAVTEIAHSAL; from the coding sequence ATGGCGTCCGACAGGGCCCGTGTCTATCTCGACAACGCCGCGACGAGCTGGCCCAAGCCGCAGCGCGTCTATGCGGCGGTCGAACACTACCTCCGCGACAACGGGGCCGCTGCCGGGCGGGGCGTGTATTCCGACGCCGTCGAGGCAGGTGCCTTGGTCGCCGATGCCCGCCGCCGCGCCGCCCGATGGTTGGGCGCAGGCGAAGCGCGCCGCGTGGTCTTCGGGCTCAATGGGACCGATGCTCTGAACCTGGCCTTGCACGGGCTGCTGGCGCGAGGCGGTGGCCATGTCATCACAACGGCGCTCGAGCACAACTCGGTCCTGCGGCCGCTGCGAAAGCTCGAGACGGCCGGAAGAATCTCGGTTTCGATCGTGCCTCCGAACGCCAGTGGCCTCATCAACGAGCACGACATCGCGCAAGCATGGACCGACGAAACACGCCTCGTGGCGATCGTGCACGCGTCGAACGTGACTGGCGCGGTGCTGCCGATCGGCGAGATCGCCGACCTGACGCGCACCCGTGGCGCCCATGTGCTGGTCGATGCCGCGCAATCTGCCGGACACGTGCCGATCGACGTGCGTGCCCTGGGCATCGATCTGTTGGCGACCTCGGGGCACAAAGGGTTGCTCGGCCCCCTCGGCACGGGCCTCCTCTATGTCGCGCCGGGCCTCGAATCCACGCTCGATTCGGTGCGCCAAGGCGGCACCGGTACTCAAAGCGAAAGCGATCTGCAACCCGAAACCCTGCCGGACAAATACGAGTGCGGAAATCTGAACGTACTTGGCCTCGCCGGATTGGCCGCGGGCCTCGCAGAACTCGACGAGCACCACGCTGAATTCCGGGAACGCGAAGCATCGCTGCTGGAGCGCCTGTTGGTGGGACTGCAATCGATCGCCGGCGTGACCGTCTACGGCCCTGCCCCCGGCGTGCCGCGCGTAGGCGTGGTCAGTTTCAACGTCGCCGGTTACTCGCCCGACGAAGTCGCGGCGGCGCTTGCCAGCGGTTATGGCATCCAGGTACGCTCCGGTCTGCATTGCGCGCCGCTGGCCCACCGCGCGCTCGGGACCGACCGCGCCGGGGGTACCGTACGTGCCAGCCTGGGCCCTTACAATGAGCCCGAGCACATCGAACGATTGATCAACGCGGTAACCGAGATCGCACACAGCGCGCTGTAG
- a CDS encoding YkgJ family cysteine cluster protein produces the protein MSASKKTAGENPGRATAGEAAAPWYREGLRFTCSECGDCCTGAPGFVWVNQAEIDALAARLKMEVGDFERKYVRAVGVRRSLIEFANGDCVFFDPQARNCKVYEDRPRQCRTWPFWESNLKSPQAWKETCEICPGSGQGKLHALQQIVERIEVIRV, from the coding sequence ATGTCCGCCTCGAAAAAAACAGCCGGTGAGAATCCTGGACGCGCGACGGCGGGCGAAGCCGCGGCACCCTGGTACCGCGAAGGCCTTCGATTTACCTGCAGCGAATGCGGCGATTGCTGTACCGGCGCCCCCGGCTTCGTCTGGGTCAATCAGGCCGAAATCGATGCCCTTGCCGCGCGGCTGAAAATGGAAGTCGGCGATTTCGAGCGCAAGTACGTGCGCGCGGTCGGCGTTCGGAGGAGCCTGATCGAGTTTGCTAACGGCGATTGCGTGTTCTTCGATCCCCAGGCCAGAAACTGCAAGGTCTACGAAGACCGGCCCCGGCAGTGTCGAACTTGGCCATTTTGGGAGTCCAATTTGAAGTCTCCTCAGGCCTGGAAAGAAACCTGCGAAATCTGCCCGGGTAGCGGCCAGGGCAAACTGCATGCACTCCAGCAAATTGTCGAGCGGATCGAGGTGATCCGGGTCTAA
- a CDS encoding integration host factor subunit beta: MTKKEIVKAISEEIGLTQLKTKEIVQKTFDAIVETLVEEQRIELRNFGVFEVKKRAARKARNPRTGDKVYVPEKFVVTFKPGKEMEERVRELEAQKAAREAAKLAEQAAIRTGTLGDDNNSA, from the coding sequence GTGACCAAGAAAGAGATCGTCAAAGCCATCTCCGAGGAGATCGGGCTCACGCAGCTCAAGACGAAGGAGATCGTCCAAAAGACGTTCGACGCCATCGTCGAGACGCTCGTCGAGGAGCAACGCATCGAGCTGCGGAACTTTGGCGTCTTCGAGGTCAAGAAACGGGCCGCCCGAAAGGCGCGTAATCCCCGCACGGGCGACAAGGTGTACGTACCGGAGAAGTTCGTCGTAACCTTCAAGCCGGGCAAGGAGATGGAAGAACGCGTCCGCGAGCTGGAGGCTCAAAAAGCAGCCCGCGAAGCGGCCAAACTCGCCGAGCAAGCGGCCATCCGCACGGGCACCTTGGGCGACGACAACAATAGCGCCTAA